The genomic region GGGTTGGACTCGGTGATTATTCCCACCCCGCGGATTACGGCCCCAAGGGGCCGGAACAGGGCCTGGTCGAGCAGGATCCCGAATATCGCCATCGCGGTGATCAGCAACAGTACCGCCCCGCCCAGGTAGAAGGCCAGGGCAACCTCCTGTTGCGGGGAAAGGGCCGGAAAAAAAAAGCTCAGCCGCCAGAGCGCGCCGGCCGAGATCAGCAGCACGGCCAGGATGATTCCCGCCACCAGGCCCCAGAATTTTTTTCGGCTAGCCGGCATGGACAGGGACCGGAGATGTTTTTTGAGGGCATCGATGGAAGACGAGACAATACATAGGGATTACTTCTATTCCCCCTTGAGGAGCGCCTTGACCGTATCCAGCACCTCCTGGGTGCTGAAGGGCTTGGTGATGTAGGCGTCGGCGCCCAGGGCGAGTCCTTTTTCCTGCTCAATCGCCCGGCCCTTGGCGGTGAGCATGATTATCCGTATGTCCGCCAGGGCCGGGTCGGCGCGGATGGCCTGGCATACCTCATACCCGTCCAGCTTGGGCATCATTACATCGAGCAGGATCAGGTCGGGCCGGTTTTCTCTTACCGCCAGAAGCGTCTCCTCACCGTTGGTAGCGGTGCGCACCTTGTATCCTGCCTGGCGCATGAGAAAGTCCAGGGACAGGATGATGTTCGGAGCGTCGTCCACCACCAGAATACTGTGTGCCACGGGTCACCCCCCCCTTTTTTTAAGAAAT from Desulfobacterales bacterium harbors:
- a CDS encoding response regulator, translated to MAHSILVVDDAPNIILSLDFLMRQAGYKVRTATNGEETLLAVRENRPDLILLDVMMPKLDGYEVCQAIRADPALADIRIIMLTAKGRAIEQEKGLALGADAYITKPFSTQEVLDTVKALLKGE